From the genome of Thermoflexus hugenholtzii, one region includes:
- a CDS encoding glycosyltransferase family 39 protein, with product MTGLPSRPLRAIAYGLWAAVLLAYLAYALIFGIYAAALFRFPFDYDQGEGFELLDAIYFARGQWPYRDIESYPFYASNYPPLFHLLAVPLVWIFGPRLIAGRLLSTAATLALAAAVGLAVRRWTGRWALAGWAGGMVLASNYVYHIGPLSRSHMMMVLFETLAVLALARADGFPDRRALIWGSLALMAAGWTKQHALITVLAVLAYLFLRDPRRAMGWALGFAGANLVLFFLVNWATQGYWWLHIIEANINEYDYRQAFFLYGQWFRLHAVVLILALSLVLYELYFDRLSLFSVWAVFAAAGGALAGKWGAGESYFITAVVAGILAAARFLSRLEGWTGRAVTDLAVPLALLLQATLVFHLPTDHPLTRPVARLLGLEGVRYVDRVGYTQLGHLPTAEDLRNGWKVVAYVRDAPGPALTEEASWALWADKEPVTNPTQLLNLYKNGKLNPEPLIRMIREQQFGVVVLRAQFYPQPVLDAIGQAYRPIDDVPVNGFLYRILAPREQSAAP from the coding sequence ATGACCGGTCTGCCGTCGCGTCCTCTCCGAGCCATCGCCTATGGGCTGTGGGCCGCGGTCCTGCTCGCCTACCTGGCCTATGCGCTGATCTTCGGGATCTACGCCGCAGCCCTTTTCCGCTTCCCCTTCGATTACGATCAGGGGGAGGGCTTCGAGCTCCTGGACGCCATCTACTTCGCCCGGGGGCAGTGGCCCTACCGCGACATCGAATCTTACCCCTTCTACGCCTCCAACTACCCGCCGCTTTTCCATCTGCTGGCCGTTCCGCTGGTGTGGATTTTCGGGCCGCGGCTGATCGCCGGGCGGCTGCTCTCGACGGCGGCGACCCTGGCCCTGGCGGCGGCGGTAGGCCTGGCGGTCCGGCGGTGGACCGGGCGCTGGGCCCTCGCGGGATGGGCGGGAGGGATGGTCCTGGCCTCGAATTACGTCTATCACATCGGCCCGCTCTCCCGCAGCCATATGATGATGGTGCTGTTCGAGACCCTGGCGGTGCTGGCCCTGGCCCGGGCGGACGGCTTCCCGGACCGCCGGGCGTTGATCTGGGGCTCCCTGGCGCTCATGGCGGCGGGATGGACCAAACAGCATGCGCTGATCACCGTGCTGGCGGTCCTGGCCTATCTCTTCCTGCGGGATCCGCGTCGGGCGATGGGGTGGGCACTGGGATTCGCGGGGGCCAATCTGGTCCTCTTCTTCCTGGTCAATTGGGCGACGCAGGGCTACTGGTGGTTGCACATCATCGAGGCCAACATCAACGAGTATGACTACCGCCAGGCCTTCTTCCTCTATGGCCAGTGGTTCCGGCTCCATGCGGTGGTCCTGATCCTGGCGTTATCGCTGGTCCTTTATGAGCTCTACTTCGACCGGCTCTCGCTGTTCAGCGTCTGGGCGGTCTTCGCGGCGGCCGGCGGGGCCCTGGCGGGCAAATGGGGGGCAGGGGAATCGTATTTCATCACCGCGGTGGTGGCGGGCATCCTGGCCGCAGCCCGTTTCTTGAGCCGTCTGGAGGGATGGACGGGGCGGGCCGTGACCGACCTGGCCGTCCCTCTCGCGCTGCTCCTCCAGGCGACTCTGGTCTTCCATCTGCCGACGGATCACCCGCTGACGCGGCCCGTCGCCCGGCTGCTGGGTCTGGAGGGGGTCCGCTATGTGGATCGCGTGGGCTACACCCAGCTGGGGCATCTGCCCACGGCGGAGGATCTCCGCAACGGCTGGAAGGTGGTGGCCTATGTGCGGGATGCGCCGGGTCCCGCCCTCACCGAGGAGGCCTCGTGGGCGCTGTGGGCGGATAAGGAACCGGTCACGAACCCCACCCAGTTGCTGAACCTTTACAAGAACGGCAAGCTCAACCCGGAGCCGCTGATCCGGATGATCCGGGAGCAGCAGTTCGGGGTGGTGGTGTTGCGGGCCCAGTTCTATCCCCAGCCGGTGTTAGATGCTATCGGCCAGGCCTACCGGCCCATCGACGACGTGCCGGTGAACGGCTTCCTCTACCGGATTTTGGCCCCCCGGGAGCAGAGCG
- a CDS encoding LysM peptidoglycan-binding domain-containing protein — protein MFLLWTGCGRVVSERPTPTRASPDVQTGIPTATPVVVRVPTATPIPTPTPSPTPIIYVVQPGDTLYGIALKYGVSVSALQEANGITDPTLLQVGQQLVIPAPGGGGEESPRLPTPTPMPLLVQGFRCTASALGSLSCVGEVINPQPHPMQNVQVQIVLRDGEGRELEAGIAGTALEILASGGRSPFALVFATVPAGYARAEARVVRAEPTREPGQRYGPVEVLRAQGGEEGTDFVVRGQARNADAAPLRRINVVVAFYDGQDRLLGFRQVVFSQEPTSPGAARDFEARFPVTDVRSFRVFAEGQR, from the coding sequence GTGTTCCTCTTGTGGACCGGTTGCGGCCGGGTGGTCTCGGAGCGGCCGACGCCGACCCGGGCGTCCCCGGACGTTCAAACCGGGATCCCCACGGCCACGCCGGTGGTGGTGCGGGTGCCCACCGCCACGCCGATCCCGACGCCCACCCCCAGTCCGACGCCGATCATCTACGTGGTGCAGCCCGGGGACACGCTGTATGGGATCGCCCTGAAGTATGGGGTGTCGGTGTCGGCCCTTCAGGAAGCCAACGGGATCACGGATCCGACGCTGCTGCAGGTGGGGCAGCAGCTGGTGATCCCAGCGCCCGGTGGGGGAGGAGAGGAGAGCCCCCGCCTGCCCACTCCTACGCCGATGCCGCTGCTGGTGCAAGGGTTCCGCTGCACGGCCAGCGCCCTGGGCAGCCTGAGCTGCGTGGGGGAGGTGATCAACCCCCAGCCCCATCCGATGCAGAACGTTCAGGTGCAAATCGTGCTCCGGGACGGGGAAGGTCGGGAGCTGGAAGCTGGGATCGCCGGGACGGCCCTGGAGATCCTGGCCTCAGGCGGGCGCTCCCCCTTCGCCCTGGTCTTCGCCACCGTCCCGGCTGGCTACGCCCGGGCCGAGGCTCGGGTGGTCCGCGCCGAGCCGACCCGGGAGCCCGGCCAGCGCTACGGGCCCGTGGAAGTGCTCCGCGCCCAGGGGGGCGAGGAGGGGACCGATTTCGTGGTCCGCGGCCAGGCGCGCAACGCCGACGCCGCTCCGCTGCGCCGGATCAACGTGGTCGTAGCCTTCTACGATGGCCAGGATCGCCTGCTCGGCTTCCGCCAGGTGGTCTTCTCCCAGGAGCCCACCTCGCCCGGGGCGGCGCGGGACTTTGAGGCGCGGTTCCCCGTCACGGACGTTCGTTCCTTCCGGGTGTTTGCGGAGGGACAGCGATGA
- a CDS encoding helicase-associated domain-containing protein: protein MPVRSLRQSLNDLDGAHLRVIARFWEVDPDQLSREALIARLLPVMMDPERQAAHWARLGEEERAALQALLAAGGMMPAASFQRRFGEIRRVGAARLEGERLWERPTGPAEALWFRGWIFFGFAELPAGFEEVVFLPDELRLGLPAMEESPPPEPSERIPTAPAPTRIRRTGTTPADDFCTLLIFLHNEAPAASMSAEEAWSRFPAVRRQLRWPHRERWSLLWHLARVLRMTQVRREALRLDPEVTTRWLQAPLMEQLRALLEAWRDDTTWNDLFHVPTLRPEPTGSWQNDPRLARRTLLELLRQLDPGSWYAVPDLIHEIRNRNPTFQRTEAEFTTWYIRDAETGEYLRGFEHWDRVEGALLRYLLLGPLHWLGVLEVGEPDRIRLSPFGAAYLGRGDPPPEGDTRFVLLADGTIEVGAGRRYERFQVARIADWISSGEVYRYRITARSLARARSQHIGPERILDFFRRYELTPPDALRQALARWAARGTEARVEWALVLQVSDPELLRQLLATEARRYVQDVLSPTAVILQRAGWPHVRTALLQLGVVPEERLETSPEPETE from the coding sequence ATGCCGGTTCGCTCGCTGCGACAGAGCCTGAACGATCTCGATGGGGCCCATCTCCGGGTGATCGCCCGCTTCTGGGAGGTGGATCCGGATCAGCTCTCCCGGGAGGCGCTGATCGCCCGCCTGCTGCCCGTGATGATGGACCCGGAGCGCCAGGCGGCGCACTGGGCCCGCCTGGGGGAGGAGGAACGAGCGGCATTACAGGCCTTGCTCGCGGCGGGCGGGATGATGCCCGCCGCCTCTTTCCAGCGGCGCTTCGGGGAGATCCGACGGGTCGGGGCTGCCCGCCTGGAGGGCGAGCGGCTCTGGGAACGACCGACCGGCCCGGCGGAGGCCCTCTGGTTCCGCGGGTGGATCTTTTTCGGGTTCGCCGAGCTGCCTGCCGGCTTCGAGGAGGTGGTGTTCCTCCCCGATGAGCTGCGGCTCGGACTGCCCGCCATGGAGGAGTCCCCCCCGCCCGAGCCTTCCGAGCGGATCCCCACCGCGCCGGCCCCGACGCGCATCCGGCGGACCGGCACGACGCCGGCGGATGACTTCTGCACGCTGCTGATCTTCCTCCACAACGAGGCCCCCGCGGCGTCCATGAGCGCGGAGGAAGCCTGGTCCCGTTTCCCGGCGGTGCGCCGGCAGCTGCGCTGGCCCCATCGGGAGCGCTGGTCCCTGCTCTGGCATCTGGCCCGGGTCCTGCGGATGACCCAGGTGCGCCGGGAGGCTCTGCGTCTGGACCCCGAGGTGACCACCCGCTGGCTGCAGGCCCCGCTGATGGAGCAGCTGCGGGCCCTGCTGGAGGCATGGCGGGACGATACGACGTGGAACGATCTCTTCCATGTGCCCACCCTGCGGCCGGAGCCCACCGGATCCTGGCAGAACGACCCCCGGCTGGCCCGCCGGACGCTCCTGGAGCTGCTCCGCCAGCTGGATCCGGGAAGCTGGTATGCGGTCCCGGATCTGATCCACGAGATCCGGAACCGGAACCCCACGTTCCAGCGCACCGAGGCGGAGTTCACAACCTGGTATATCCGGGACGCGGAGACCGGGGAGTATCTGCGAGGTTTCGAGCACTGGGATCGGGTGGAAGGGGCGCTCCTTCGCTATCTGCTCCTCGGCCCGCTGCACTGGCTGGGGGTCCTGGAAGTGGGGGAGCCGGATCGGATCCGCCTCTCGCCCTTCGGGGCCGCCTACCTGGGTCGGGGCGATCCGCCTCCGGAGGGGGACACCCGGTTCGTCTTGCTGGCGGATGGGACCATTGAGGTGGGGGCGGGCCGGCGGTATGAGCGCTTCCAGGTGGCCCGCATCGCCGACTGGATCTCCTCGGGGGAGGTGTATCGTTACCGGATCACCGCCCGTTCCCTGGCTCGCGCCCGATCCCAGCACATCGGCCCGGAGCGCATCCTGGATTTCTTCCGACGTTACGAGCTGACGCCTCCCGATGCCCTCCGACAGGCGCTGGCCCGCTGGGCTGCGCGGGGGACGGAAGCGCGCGTGGAGTGGGCCCTGGTGCTTCAGGTCAGCGATCCGGAGCTGCTCCGTCAGCTGCTGGCCACCGAGGCCCGCCGCTATGTGCAGGACGTGCTCTCCCCGACAGCGGTCATCCTGCAGCGGGCCGGCTGGCCTCACGTGCGAACGGCCCTGCTCCAGCTGGGGGTGGTGCCGGAGGAGCGCCTCGAAACCTCCCCGGAGCCGGAGACGGAATGA